A window of Cryptosporidium parvum Iowa II chromosome 1, whole genome shotgun sequence contains these coding sequences:
- a CDS encoding 60S ribosomal protein L36 (transcripts identified by EST), translating into MTSSISTGTVVGLNTGFIVTKRPQRPRPSSRKGKLSARNALVRQVIREVAGFAPYEKRMMELLKVGSASTAKRAMRFARARLGTERRAKKKRDELVDIIQQQRKRAA; encoded by the coding sequence ATGACCTCATCTATTTCAACAGGAACCGTAGTTGGCTTGAATACCGGCTTTATTGTGACTAAGAGACCACAACGACCCAGACCAAGTTCGCGCAAGGGAAAGCTTTCTGCAAGAAATGCCTTGGTTAGACAGGTAATTCGCGAAGTTGCAGGTTTCGCACCATATGAAAAGAGAATGatggaattattaaaggTTGGGTCTGCATCGACAGCTAAGAGAGCAATGAGATTTGCTAGAGCACGCTTGGGGACTGAAAGAAGAGCCAAGAAGAAGCGAGATGAACTTGTTGATATTATTCAGCAACAGAGAAAGAGAGCAGCATAA
- a CDS encoding bystin/ S.cerevisiae En1p like adaptor domain — translation MPKFKKSKNKPSRNRNPLHVDIESASCPYSKPRKIKPIDSSHDSLYDNLSNEEQFSSEVPKNIGKKILNEANRQLNDFYDDEIQEHIIYEETNESEEKSNLPIDSAGFIYIDESGIGTADDMGLDNSYWNDLLKNYENENHSSQSIRNQTGFIDTIVSKLREKSSDRKPLEISESCQNSNIPEKVTQVYTLIGEWLTKYKSGKLPKAFSIIPKLENWEEVVFLTNPHNWSPNAMNEAVRIFSSNLSPKDSLKFYSKILYPTIRTNISQNYGKLNYHYYQALKKAMFKPAAWFKGILLPLAEDESCTIKEAIIIGSVLSKVSIPVLHTAAAIIKLSQIKVWNTCQTHFIMVLLCKKYSMPKKVIDELVDNFTKFDQKFLHYNDSSPLFSQNNINLNSTNVQTNSILPVTWHKTLLVFVQRYKYEFSSDQINRLNDLVKNQYHYLISPEIIRELSHSLIKVPS, via the coding sequence ATGCCAAAGTTTAAAAAGAGTAAAAACAAGCCTTCTAGGAACAGAAATCCTCTACATGTAGATATTGAGTCTGCAAGTTGCCCATACTCAAAAccaagaaaaattaaaccAATAGATTCTTCCCATGACTCCCTTTATGATAACCTTTCTAATGAAGAACAATTTTCTTCTGAAGTGccaaaaaatattggaaaaaaaatcttgAACGAGGCGAACCGACAGCTTAATGACTTCTACGATGATGAAATTCAGGAACATATTATTTACGAAGAAACAAATGAATCTGAAGAAAAATCTAATCTTCCTATTGATAGTGCCGgttttatatatattgatGAAAGTGGAATAGGAACGGCTGATGATATGGGACTGGATAATTCTTATTGgaatgatttattaaaaaattatgaaaatgaaaatcaTTCAAGTCAAAGCATTCGAAATCAAACGGGTTTCATAGACACTATTGTTTCTAAGCTACGTGAGAAGAGTTCAGATAGAAAACCTTTAGAAATATCTGAAAGTTGTCAAAACTCTAATATTCCCGAAAAGGTAACTCAAGTTTATACTTTAATCGGTGAATGGCTTACCAAATATAAATCTGGAAAACTTCCAAAAGCATTTAGTATTATTCCGAAACTCGAAAATTGGGAGGAAGTTGTATTTCTTACTAATCCACACAATTGGTCTCCAAATGCAATGAATGAAGCAGTaagaattttttcttcaaatctATCCCCAAAAGACTCACTAAAAttctattcaaaaattttatatCCTACTATTCGAACGAATATATCTCAAAATTATGGCAAACtgaattatcattattaccAAGCACTTAAAAAAGCTATGTTTAAACCTGCTGCATGGTTCAAAGGTATCTTATTGCCCCTTGCAGAAGATGAGTCTTGTACAATCAAAGAAGCCATAATTATTGGGAGTGTATTAAGTAAAGTTAGTATTCCTGTTCTTCATACTGCTGCTGCAATTATCAAGCTCTCACAAATTAAGGTGTGGAATACATGTCAAACACATTTTATAATGGTTCTGCTATGtaagaaatattcaatGCCTAAGAAAGTAATTGATGAGTTGGTTGATAATTTTACCAAATTTGACCAAAAATTCCTGCATTATAATGACTCTTCACCATTATTTTCACAAAATAACATCAACCTAAATTCAACAAACGTTCAAACAAATAGTATTTTACCTGTAACTTGGCATAAAACTCTGCTGGTATTTGTTCAAAGATACAAATACGAGTTTTCATCCGACCAAATTAATAGATTAAATGATCTTGTCAAAAACcaatatcattatttaatctCTCCTGAAATTATTCGTGAACTTTCTCACTCGCTAATTAAAGTTCCGAGTTAG